gattggcatttggtttttaatttttggattttagatttttttttttttgatttcggggtatattttagattttataaaaacacgAGTggcaattttagttttttttacacttaaaaattaataaaatatttattttaaatttattgtttttgattttgttgtagtttaagttttagaaaaaaaaaacatgactagtgatcttttagtttttaatttcactatatttaattatttttttaaagttgaaatattacaacttaaaatatatttattaatttaataaaattattttaaaagaaaaatataattcaatatatatatatatatgaaaatacataatcAATGCAGTTCAAAAAAAGACaacacataattaataattaaaatctaaaaaaaaaaaatattttcattttgaaaatgttctataattcaaatattatataaaatatattaatacttatattttaaagttcTATTTAATTCTACACATATTAAACAGTACACAATTGATGGTTAGTTTATTATTTAGgtatactaaataaaatttaaatatatatatttttttatatgtttgtcATACTGataaaatttatgtaattcaattattataaaataaatctggATTttcataatacaaaattaattccactgtatgtaaaatatataatacttataaCTAACAAATTTCATAAACTTTGCAATATTTTTatgatacaaaatattttaaagcattatggaaataatttacacaaagaaaaatacaataacttgattttagaaaattcttatttttgtgagtttttatttgtttaataaaattgttgaagtgattttatatatgaaaataactaACTTGTTAACAGCAAAAAGAAAGTGCACGTAGAGTCAATGGAAGAAACccacaaaattaaataataattttgaaaacattttcggaaaaaaaattaGGAGAAAAATAATCATAAGAACTGATGTGTGGCGTCTAGAACGTGCACCTTGAAAACCAGccctttaaaaaaattcaatataatcCATGAGTCCTTCCTTTGCCTTCCAACATTTTCTTCCACGGGTCAATAGTTGAAACTCTTTCTGGATGAACATTGAATAATGCTTGAGAAACTAGGTTCACACATCGGGAAAATGTCAATGGAATTCTCTGTGAGCCTTAAGAACCAAGTCAAAGCTGGTCCGTTAAGACTTTCCACGAACAATTAATAGTATACCACATCTTTCTCCTCGGCGGTAAAGTGTGCTTGTCCCACGGCTAGATTGAACGCGGTCATGTAATCACTAGGATCAGGTTCTCCTGAGAAAGAGGGACCTGTAGCTTATTTGTAGGACGAACTCCGACGTCGGTTATCTTTTTCGGGAAGGGTGTCTTTTGTTTTCCTGTGAAGACGCGCTCTAGCTCAAGAGCCGAACTCGTTACCGATAAACTATTTGTAGGGGCTGGATTCGACCATCCCCAAGGTCCGAAAAATAGACGGCCCGGCCCGTATAAGGTACAGCAGTAGTTCGCCTCGTCGGCTCGAAGCGCCGACTCCTCGGCGCGACACGAGCGTACTTTTAGTCGATCATACGCCGAATAAACGCGAGCGGTTTAGCGATCTCACGAGCTCTCGAAGGAGCATGGACTCCTTGGCCCAACGAGTTAAAAGCCCACAAAGACGATGCGAGTTAGGTCACGGGAGGGCATTAGGTCATCTATATAAGGAGAGAAAGGGTGCAACGTAAAAAGGATCCAAAATCACTCATACatacttggcggctagattagggttttgacCTTGGTTATCTCGCTTTGTTGTATCTCTCCGGTAAAGCTCTTTGAGCTCCGGTTCTTTTCCTTTTACGCATTCCCTTTCCTTGTAACCGACGAAATGCTTTTCCGACCatcaataagacgtctttgcttaACCCACATCTAAAAACCGAACGTTCTCTCGTTCAGTACCGTTTCttgatcaaacagttggcgcccaccatGGGGCCTCTAGCAAAGTAACGTCGACAAGATGGCGACGAGTAACGACGGCTCTTCCTCTGGAGAAGAGCGTGAAGCCCCTGAAGCGACGCAGGCGTCCTTTCCTGTGACTCCGACGCCACTACCACCCGCTTCCATAGAAGCTATCATGGCGCGCCTTGCACAGCAAGACGCAGCCCAGAAGGCGGCGACCGACCAAATCGCGGTGCTCGCAAAGATCTTAGCCCCTCTCGCTGCGAACGTGGAAGCCTCGACGGTGCAGTACCGAAGCCATCTGTTTAGCACAGAAAGAGCGACCGGCGCAGCACCGGCGTGCGCTGAAGACCAAGACGTCAACGACGACGACATGGCTCAAGCCCCTGGGGGTCTCGACGCGCAAACCATAAACGAGCTCGCCGCCTTAAAACAATCAGTGCTCGATATAAAATCCAAGATTCATAACGTGACTACGTCCGCTCCCCAGATCGAGTGCGTCCTCGCAGAGTCTCTCCGGACACCGTTCAGTGAAAAAATAACGAAGGTCCGACTTCGAAAGATTGAAATGCTCCGTCTTCCGACCTTCCACGGTGTTTCCGACCCTTCTGCTCACGTCACGTCCTTCAACATCGCGATGCGACGCGCAAACCTCTGTGACGAAGAAAAGGACGCCGAATTTTGTCAACTTttcgtcgaaaccctagaaggcATCGCTCTCAACTGGTTCACCGGCCTCCAGGAGAACTCCGTCGGTAGTTTTCACGACCTTTCGACGGCTTTCCTCAAAAATTATATCATGTTTACTCAACAGGAAGCCACCGCTACGGATCTATGGAATCTCAACCATGCCAACGAGCAAAGCCTGAGGGACTTTATGGAAAAGTTCAAGTCCATCGTCTCAAAAGTCGACGTACCAGACCACATAGCCGTAGAGTCGTTGATGAACACCCTCCATATTAAATCACCATTCCGAGCTGACCTCTATCGGCACTCGACAAGATCAGTGCCGGACGCTATCGCTCGATCCAACAACTTCATTCGAATGGAGGAAGATACCAGAGCTAAGGCGGCGAAAGAAGCGGCGGGAAAACAAGCGCCCGCCTGAACTAACGACACCCGTCAGGAACCGCGCCAACATTCTACGAGCGGCAAACCCAACCAGAAGAGGGGTTACATGAACGCAGTGGACGAAGAGGAACCCTCGGGCTCCGCGGTTGTCGTGCGAGAAAAGGGATGGAATCATTGGGACCGAGACACCGCGCAGCAGAAATCCAGTTCTTCACGACACGAAGGATTGCAAAGTCCTTTACGGATATTTCCTCAAGTCGATTGAAACTGGCAAATTCGAGATAGAGTCTCCTCCGCAGAAGCCAAGAAACAATAAGAGTTGGagcaaaaacaaagagaagaaaactCAGAAATCTTAAGCAAGGGCTCCTCAGAAAGAAGAGCGAGCCAGTCTCGAGAGAGCCCCAGTGAACAATCTCAACCACGAGGGTGAATCAACCGATGAAGAACCACCTAAAAATCGGCGACGAGTGGAAGTGATTCTCTCTCGACAGGTCGACTCCTCGGATGACGAAATCCCGCCGATAACACAAGATTTGTGTGAAAAATTGGGGAGACAAACGTACTCCAAAGACTTACGCGCCTTGCTAAAGCGGAAGGCCGCAAAGGTATCAGTAAACGAGACGGATCTCAGGACGACCCTCAATGAATCTAAAGCGAGAAAGATCGCCCACACCGTAGCTACTCCGAGCCTCCAACCTCAACCCACATACTTACGGGAGCAGATCAATTCCAAAGCTGAAGACCTGCGTGTCAAGCTTAGTCAGCCCAAAAGACGCGATTTACGATCATTCCTCAAAGCGAAGCGACAGGCGCAGCTGGAGTTGATGAAGGCTACGAGCGTCCCGCACCTCAACGTGATAATGGGTGGTTTACCTCCTTGCGGGGACTCGGTAAGAGCAGTTTAAGATTACAGACGGCAAGCCATCACCGCTCAGAAGTGGCCCTCACGAGTCGAAGCTGACCATCAAATCTCTTTCTCGGCGGCAGATACTCACGGCATCAGCATGCCGCATAATGACCCGCTCCTCATTGATATTGGAATTGGCTAGTGCCAGGTCACGAAGGTTCTCGTCGACACTGGCAGCTCGGTCGACCTTATCTTTCGAGATACGCTCGATAAGATGGGGATCGACCTACGCGACATGAAGCCATCTTCACGCACTCTCACGGGATTCAACGGCTCCTCAGAATAGATGATCGGAACAATACGTCTCCCATTTTACGCAGGGGACATAACCCGAACCGTTAAGTTCTCTGTTATCCGAGCTAAGGCGCCCTACAACACTATCCTCGGCACCCCTTGGTTACACTCCATGAAGGCCATTCCCTCTACTTATCACCAGTGTGTTAAGTTTCCTGGGAAAGATGGAACAACACAGACGATCCGCGGGGACCAACGGGCTGCAAGAGATCTGCTTATCGCCGCAGTCAAATTACAACATTCAGTTTCTCTCGTCAACACAATCGCCAAACCGATCCATAAGATCTACCCTCAGAAGGAAGAAGTTCGCGAAGTCCCCATTGATGAAGCCGACCCATCAAGGATCGTACGTATCGGCGCCTATCTCTCCGACGAAATGCAGTCGCAGATCATCTCCTTCCTCAAAGCGAACGCTGCCACTTTTGCATGGGCAAATTCTGATATGAAAGGAATAGACCCCGCAGTCACGTCCCACGAGTTGAACGTGGATCCGACGTTCAAACCCATCCGACAAAAGAGACGGAAGCTCGGACCCGAACAATCCAAAGCAGTAAACGAGGAAGTCGACAGGCTACTCGACGCAGGTTTCATTGCCGAGGTACGGTATCCAGAGTGGCTAGCCAATCTTGTCGTAGTAAAGAAAAAGAATGGGAAGTGGTGCATTTGTGTCGATTTCACTGATTTGAACAAGGCTTGCCCAAAAGACAGCTACCCTCTCCCACACATCGATCGTCTAGTAGAATCGACAGCCGGCAATGAACTCTTaaccttcatggacgccttctcggGGTACAACTAAATCATGATGCATGTCGATGATCGCGAGAAAACAGCCTTCATAACATATAGGGGGACGTACTGCTACAAAGTCATGCCTTTCGGCCTAAAGAATGCGGGAGCGACCTACCAGCGTCTGCTCAACAGGATGTTTGCCGAAAACTTGGCAACACTATGGAGGTTTACATCGACGATATTCTGGTCAAATCACTTCGCGCCGAGGACCATCTCAGCCATTTGCGAGACTGCTTCAAGACGCTGAACGAGTAcgggatgaagctcaacccggcgAAATGCACCTTCAGCGTCACATCAGGAGAATTCTTGGGTTATATCGTCACTCAGCAAGGCATCGAAGCAAACCCAAAACAGATAACAGCGATCCTTGACCTTCCTAGTCCGAGGAACACTCGTGAAGTATAGCGATTAACCGGAAGGATTGCGGCACTCAACAGGTTTATCTCAAGATCTACGGATAAATGCCTACCTTTTTACGAACTCTTGCGGGGAAATAAAAGATTCATCTGGGATGAAAAATGTGAAGAAGCGTTCAATCAGCTCAAGCATTACCTCACGACGCCTCCGGTTCTGTCGAAGCCCGAGGTCGGTGACACCCTATCCCTATATATCGCCGTCACTTCCTCGGCGGTCAGTAGCGTACTCATACGAGAGGATCGGGGCGAACaaaaacctattttctacatcAGCAAGCGCATGACAGAACCAGAGACGCGATACCCAACCTTGAAGAAGATGGCTCTCGCCATCATCACCTCGGCGAGAAAACTCAGCCCTTACTTCCAGTCGCATACCATCGAGATGCTCTCCAACTAGGGCCAAGTTAGGAGGTGGTCCGATAGTCGAGCCAGCTTGAGCAGAGGAGCCGGCAACAACAGTACCTCGGGCCGCAACGTCCTCCTCCGGAGGAGATTGTTGATCGctcgattgcttcttcttctttctcttcttctgagGTGGCTCAGCAGCCTCGGTCCGCTCGGTAGTATCCATTCCCTCGAGAAGCGCCTCGAGATCCGCATCAACAGTGGAATCATCGCGAGatctcttcttgttcttcttcttaggAGCGCCAGCAGTAGCACCGGGAGAAGAAGCTCGACGCTGAAGGGTCGCGTCAGTTGCGTCGGTAACCGCCGCATCGCTGCGAGGTATGGATGGTTCAGCGTTCGGCAAACCCAGCTGAGTTGCCATCATAGCACTTAGGTCCGAAAGCTCTCTCATCCTCTTTGCTTCGTTGATTTTCCTCTGTTCTTCCATGGTAAACAATGAAAGTCGTCGCTTGACGATATTCGGTACGGGAAGGTAACTTGAATTCCAATCCTCTGCAAAACGCTTCAAAAGTCAAGTTCTCACGACCAAAAGAGAAAACGAAAAGTCATGAAGACCCAAGAAATGAACTTACTCCTGGAAATCCAATCGATGCACCGACGAATACTCTCCCACGAGATATTTCCCCAACGTTCTTGATCGAGTCTCGCTACTGCACGCGCACTTGACAAGAATTTCTCTGGGTACTCGTGCGACGTCGGATGATCAACTgcataaaacaaagaaagaaagacagAAAAGAGGAGGTCAGTACCCGAGAAACCGACATGGACAAATAGAAGTGTTCTACCTAGCAAAGTGTTCCATAGAACTCGATAATCTTCGTCTGGAGGATCTTCGAAGGCAGAGTCGTTAGACTTGACGAAGAAATAGGACCACTGCCAGTCCACCGTCTTGGTAGGATGCCCCCAATCACGTTGTAGTTTGGCCGCATCCTAATCGAGAGAAGGCCTTCATCTTGCGGGTTAATGGACGTCAGCTCCTCAAACGCCCGAACACTGAAAGTGACGTCGATCTCAGCAGCCATGACCATCAAGGAGACCACAATGCTCCATGAGCCATTCAGGAATTGATTGAGCGCCGCATCTCGACGCCTCATATACGACGTAACTAACCGAGGAATCGGGAACCAAAGCTTTGTATCATCGTGAAAATAGGATTCGTAGACGCATTGAAACCCGACAGGCGGCGACCAATGCCTCTGACTCTCCGAAGGAATCAGGAAGGTCACTCCGACTCCTCCACGCTCCCTCAGAAGCCTCTTCACGCTACCTAGAGTCGAGCACGTCTTGAGAACGTTCTCCCAAGATTGACCGCTTACTTTCGACGGACGCAGAAGCTCGGAAGACAAAGCGGGAAGCTCCTCAAAAATTCCCCTGGGATAGTGGCACGTCGGTACATAGTTAATAGGAGGAGTCCCGTCCCTCGCGCCTCCCTGACCGTCCCTCGCGCAAGCCTGCACGTCATTCGGAGCTTCTCTAACCGTTCCTCGGTGAAGACGCGCTGACTCGGAGACTAACAGCCTGTCAGGAACGTCCAAGCTTCGAACATCCATCATCGCCTCACGATGGATCAACTCAAACTCCTCGAGCGGATCGTCGGTCGCATCTCTCGATGGACTCGACGAAGTCACGGCCGCCTTTCCTTTTTGCTTACGAGATAACCTCCCATCGGACGACATAACGCTATATATGATACAACAACAATGTAGAGAGAGAAgcggagaggaagagagagaaactaTATGAACACGCGAAGAATAATGAAGAGAGCGAGAAGTGAACGAGTATTTATAGGAAGAAGTTCTGGGCGCTCCCCGAGGCGTCATCATTAGGCCTACTTGGGCCTATTTGGGCCTCGAAAAGGCAGTTAGCTGCCCACGAGACCGACTCGTCGTTTCAACTTCCCGCTTCAACCCTGTTCGACCTATTCCAAATCAATGACTGAGATCAAAATTCGGTTAATATCTTTCGAAGCACCATTCGAGCCTCGCGGCTTTACGACGGACCGTCTATCCTTCAAAACCATCATCTCCCAAATTCATCGAGTTCAACGAAACGCTTATTACCGATGaactggggggacttactgtagggGCTGGATTCGACCATCCCCCAAGGCCCGAAGAATAGAAGGCCCGGCCCGTATAAGGTACATCAGTAGCTCGGCTTGTCGGCTCGAAGCGCCGACTCCTCGGCGTGACACGAGAATACTTTTAGTTGATCATACGCCGAATAAACGCGAGCGGTTTAGCGATCTCACGGCCTCTCGAAGGAGCATGGACTCCTCGGCCCAACGAGTTAAAATCCCACAAAGACGATGCGAGTTAGGTCACGGGAGGGCATTAGGTCAGCTATATAAGGAGAGAAAGGGTGCAACGTAAAGAGGATACGAAATCACTCATACATACTTGgtggctagattagggttttgacCTTGGTTATCTCGCTTTGTTGTATCTCTCCGGTAAAGCTCTTTGAGCTCCGGTTCTTTTCCTTTCACGCATTCCCTTTCCTTGTAACCGACGAAACGCTTTTCCGACCatcaataagacgtctttgcttaACCCACATCTAAAAACCGAACGTTCTCTCGTTCAGTACCGTTTCTTGATCAAACACTATTGACGAGCCGTCAAGTATTGTGTCCCGAAGAACGTTGATTTTTTGAATCGTCGCCTGGTTGGTTTGATGTGTCTGTTGATTAAGATATTCCATTAGTTTTTGCATCATTGTCATCGTGGTGGTGACATCTGCAACCGGAAGGATAGTGCATATCCATATTTGATCATCGTCTCCAGTCATCTCTGATATTTCTTGGCATTGCTTTGTAATTCCACTCAAACAGCGCCCATTGTTTCATCTCTTAACATCGCCCAAGAAAAACTTCTTTCGTATTCAGCATCTCCCGCGACACTCCTCTCTCTCTAGCATCACTTCTACGCTCCTCTCTCTGGGCCAGGATTGCCCATACGTCTCCTTACTCCTCAAAGTTGCACATACCTCCTCATAACTCCTCAGCATCGCCCACTGCTCCATTTGTCGTGTTCTTGCTCGAATCTTGATCGTTCTTCGTTTTGTCGCAATCGTAGTTGCCGTTGAGATTTTTCGAAAAGTGAAAAAATTCTTTGGTTTTTGTAAAATCTAGCCAAATGTAGAGTTTGAAACTGTTAGTTTAAACATCTAATATGTTTTAGACAAAATGATTTTTATCTCTTTGTAAACTAACAGCACAAAAAATGCAATTTGGAGCAAAACGACGATATTTCCAAGAATAGTCAGCGAAACCTTAATTCGCAAAACAGTCCAAAACAATCTAAAACACAAAACAGACCTTTTCACTTAACGGGTAAAGTAACCAAATATCAATGACGTTTTACTTTACTTGGAGAGGAATAAGAAGAAATTAGGATAATGAAAGATTTTCGAAAGAGATAAACTCGACTCTCgacaaaaaaggaaaatatcatAGGAAATATGGAAATAAGGCAGATGTGGATCAATGGCAATATGGCCGACCTTGGAAAAATATATAAGCATGGCCGGGACAGagaagaaatgaagaaaaaattaGCTCTCGaaactctctgcacttagaaaccttaggttttatttttgtatgtttGCTAATGAACTGCAACCCACCTAGGATTTCTAGGCTTATGTGGTAAGTCTAGCGAACTTAGATAGATTTCGCTACCTTCGCTTATTCGACTTCCGTTGTAATATTGTTACCCAGACCTCCTTGTATAGAAGCATTAATGATGCGTGGTGTTTAGAACGCTCACGTTGAACAAAaattcggtttgggtttagtttgagtttttttcaggttttttTGGTGAGGCCTAATCCTACCAACATAAGAGAGTTTAAGTGAGGAAATTTTCTTTATCAATTTTGTTTCCGATTATCATATAGTTCTTCAGACAAGTGTAGAAAGGGCAGAAGAAAAgtaaaattaattcaaatatacAATAAGCATCAACGAACATCGACTTAGAAACAAAATTCCACATTGACTTAGTGAACATATGCATCCCAATTCTAAAATTGTAAACTCTATGTTTCATAAGTTTACGATTCTAGGTCAAATACATAAggacataaatatttatgtatgaatataaatattaatcttGTAGCATTACAACGTTTGAATGCAAACACTGTCATCACTAGGATCATTCTTACGATCTTTagaaaataggttggtccatttaaatataaataatatttttattaaactaattatcaaattaattagtcGTGCATAAAAGAATATTCTTCATTTTtcccttaaataaaagttatagaattacctaatatgattagcatatatatgataattaatgattttgaataataaatatttgataataatttttgtatcctcaatcattttttttaatttatattattaaaaaaaataaacaatcacattaaccttaaaataaaaataaaaatctagattttttcttatatgttatatttttaaaaaatttaaaacgactataaattactaaaactgttaaaagtctacaataaaaaatttgtgaatGTCTtacttttttgttataaaaagatacaaatgatcataaaaacataacaatgtaaagtatcatttaatagatattcagattaaatatatatatatgtagatatGTATACTTTAATATCacttaaattaaactatataccatataaaatacatatatattaattttgaaatttcacAGAAAAAGTATTGCGAcctgaatattttaattttgaaatttgcaatgaattttttaatatgtttataaattactaaaacaataaaaaaaatctcacactgaaaattttgtgattttaatttttttttgttatagaaaatataaaaatgttaataaaataatatgaataagAACTAAGAAGCttcaattaaatatttatattaaaatatactgtATATCTAAgtcaatattatttaaatttaattatataccatataaaataaataaaatgactgctttgatttatttactttaatttatgtgcttactccagtttaattatatacataatttttactCGCTtctcaattatttaatatattaattatttgataatatgtaaatgaacataaaatatataaaaatatataaaaatatgtaaaaataatttggaTACACAATGttcatttaaacaaaaatttctCTCAATCGATCGAGGCTCATGTTTTCCGAGAAAGCTTGCgcgaaaataaaacaaatataaaacatatgtGAGTTAACAAAAATGCTATAGCAAGCACAGATATTGTAGATTTAAACGTAACATAACATGTGGAGAGTCAAAGAAGTCTGAGATCAACCAAAATCCTAATTCATTTTTCGATTGCAAGTTAGCACTTTCAATGTTTCTCCTTTCTATTTCCGGTAAAAGAGTAGACCATAGATGACATTTTCTTATGTATTATTTCAGCCCCAACTTTGATTAATTGGGCTTTAGGAAACCAGTTTATCAACACCTTGGCTCGATACGCATCatcattatattatatttcCACAATAGATAA
The window above is part of the Brassica napus cultivar Da-Ae chromosome C8, Da-Ae, whole genome shotgun sequence genome. Proteins encoded here:
- the LOC106403955 gene encoding uncharacterized protein LOC106403955; its protein translation is MIGTIRLPFYAGDITRTVKFSVIRAKAPYNTILGTPWLHSMKAIPSTYHQCVKFPGKDGTTQTIRGDQRAARDLLIAAVKLQHSVSLVNTIAKPIHKIYPQKEEVREVPIDEADPSRIVRIGAYLSDEMQSQIISFLKANAATFAWANSDMKGIDPAVTSHELNVDPTFKPIRQKRRKLGPEQSKAVNEEVDRLLDAGFIAEVRYPEWLANLVVVKKKNGKWCICVDFTDLNKACPKDSYPLPHIDRLVESTAGNELLTFMDAFSGYN